The DNA window GAGCATCAGTCATCGTCCCGAATAATGGACAGCCGCTCTTCGGGGGAGAGGGGCTCCTCCTTCGGCATGGCGAAGGCCAGGCCAAAGTAGGCCAGCACCAGCGGGCCGAACGAACTAATGACCCCGATCACGAACGCGATGCGCACGAGCGTTGGGTCCAGGTTCAGGTACTCGGCGATTCCGCCGCAGACGCCCAGGAACTTTTTGTCCGTCCGCGACCGTCGGAGACGCTTTTTAGAGGTTTTCTTCGGGCCTTCTACCACTTTCGTCTCGCCGGTATTGGCGTCCACCGCCTTCTGGGTAGGGCGCTCAGCGTCGTCCGACGAGGACGAGGGGCGCCAGGTGAGTACGCCGAACCCTACGAGAATAACGAAGATACCAATCAGCCAGGGCAGAGCGGCGTTGAGCCCAAGGAGCGCCGGGTCTGCCCAAACCCCGATCTCCGTAAGCAGGTACACGATGCCTGCCAGGATGAGGCTCAGTCCCGAGATGGTTTGCACGTTCAGAAGACTCGCCTCGTCCTTCTCATCGTCCTCGAAGTAGAGCGATTCCAGCTCCTCGTCAGAGATGTGTTCGAGGTCGAGGGTCGTGCGTCCTACGTCGAAGGCATCGTTTTGGGGCGAGGAAGAGTCCGAAGAGGAAGGAGAACGAGTACGTTCGCGGTTGGCCATGGTCCCGAAGGGAATAACGAAGAGACAACTGGAGTTAGGAGGACGAAAGGGAGAAGCATCGTCGCTCGGTGACGACCGTTGTGACGGGAATGTCGTGCGGGGCAGATGGAAGGTGCGACACGAAGCAGTCGGCGTATATGAGTGCGATGCAGGGCACGTCCACATGCCGAAGAAACGCGTCGTAGTAGCCGGAGCCGTGTCCAATGCGGTTGCCTCGTTGGTCCACGCCCAGGGCCGGCACAAGTACGACATCAAGCGCATCGGGGGAGACCTGGGCTGTGTTGGCGGGCTCCCGGATGCCCCACCGGTTCGTTGTCGTGGCGGAATGCCCGTCGTACCGTCGGTGCTCCATTGTAGGGGCGGCTGGATCGTAACTCGTCACCACGGGGAGCACCACCGTTTTGCCCTGCCCCCGCAGCGCTCCGATGAGTGGGCGCGTATCGACCTCTCCCTGTTCGGGCAGGGGCCAGTACACGTGCACCACCGACGCCTGAGCCACGGGAGAAAGCGACAGTGCGCGGCTGCCAATGAGAGTGCCCAGCGCCGCGTATCGGGCAGGGGACAGGCCACGTCGAAGAGTCCGGAAGTGCTCTCGCCACTCATCTTTGGAGCGAGACGCAACAGAGGAGGGCATAGCACCCCGTGGATTCTGAAAGGTCCAGTTCCAAGATTGAATGCTTCGAAAGGAGGAAACGATCCTGTCCCTTCCCCCGAACGTCTACCAGCAATCTCTCAGAAGACGGGAGAGGGTCGTCTCTATAAAGAGCGATCTTCATCGACTTCTCCCCAAGTAGAGGGAATCGATCATGCCGAAGAGGGCTACCACCGGTGGTCCGATAATGACGCATTCGCACGATGAACTGTTACCAGGGAGCATCGAGGGGGGAGCAGCGAATTATGGATGAACACCCCCTATCGGCAGGATCGTTTTCGGGTCTCAGTCGCGTATAGGAACCGGATAAGCCGCTTTTTCCCCTAAAAGAAAATGTGAAGGGGGGGCGGTTCTTTTATCCGGAGGGGATAGGCCGTTGGCACTGCACACTGTTGAAGCGATCGTGGATCTATGTTTGAGAACCTGTCCGAAAAACTTGAGGGGGCGCTGCAGTCCGTGACGGGTCAGGGCCGCATCAACGAGGTGAATGTGGCCGAGACGATGCGGGAGATCCGACGTGCGCTTCTGAATGCGGACGTGAACTACCAGGTGGCCAAGGACTTCACGAACAACGTGAAGGAGGCGGCCACCGGAGAGGATGTCCTCAACTCCGTGACCCCGGGACAGCAGCTCACCAAGATCGTCTACGACGAGCTCGCGCGAGTGCTGGGCGGGGAGCACGAGGAGATCGAGATGGCCGAAACGCCGCCAACGGTGATTCTTGTCGCGGGCCTACAGGGGTCCGGCAAGACGACCTTCAGTGCCAAGCTTGCCCGTCACCTGCGCAAGCAGGGACACGCACCGCTACTGGCGGCTTCGGACGTGTACCGCCCCGCCGCCGTGGACCAGCTCAAGAAGCTGGCCGATCAGGTGGGTGTGCCGGTTTATTCCATTGAGGAGGAGGGAGAAATTGTAGAAGATGCGGTTCGTGTCGCCGACGAGGCAGTGGAGGAAGCTCGCGAAACGGCGCGTGACGTAGTGATTATCGACACGGCCGGCCGAATGCACATCGACGAGCAGATGATGCAGGAGGTGGCTGACATCAAGGGCGCCGTCGAACCAAACGAGACGCTCTTCGTCGTGGACAGCATGACGGGGCAGGATGCCGTCAATACGGCAAAGGAATTCAACGAGCAGCTCGACTACGACGGCGTCGTCCTTACGAAGCTGGACGGCGACACGCGCGGGGGGGCTGCCCTCTCCATCCGCACCGTCGTCAATAAGCCGATCAAGTTTGCCTCTACCGGCGAGAAGCTCGACGCGCTTACGCCGTTTTACCCCGACCGTATGGCCCAGCGCATCCTGGGGATGGGGGACGTGGTGTCGTTCGTGGAGCGAGCCCAGGAGGAGTACGACCAGAAGGAGGCTGAGCGGCTTCAGGAAAAGATTCAGTCGGACGACTTTGACCTGCAGGATTTCTACGATCAGCTTCAGCGGATTCAGAACATGGGATCCCTGAAGGATCTGATGGGCATGATTCCAGGCGTTGGCAACAAGATCAGCGATCTGGACATCGACGAGGATGCCTTTAAGCATATTGAAGCCATGATCCAGTCGATGACGCCAGAGGAGCGGTCGCGTCCCGAAATTTTGAACGGCATGCGCCGCCGCCGCATTGCTCGGGGAAGCGGCGTCGAGGTTCGAGACGTGAACCAGCTCATCAGCCAGTTCAATGAGATGAAGAAGATGATGAAGACGATGCAGAAGCTGACGAGTCAGGGGCGGGACGTCAGCATGTCGAACCTCATGGATAAGCTTACTGGGGGCGGGGGCGGGCCCAGCCCGAGTCCTCGGTAGTTTTTGTTTTGCCTTTGTTGGTGTGTCTTCGGGGAACGGAGGCACCCGCTTGTTTTCCCTAGAACGTTTTTTAGAACACTCGACCCTAGACCGACGTGTCCGTCAAAC is part of the Salinibacter sp. 10B genome and encodes:
- a CDS encoding PspC domain-containing protein produces the protein MANRERTRSPSSSDSSSPQNDAFDVGRTTLDLEHISDEELESLYFEDDEKDEASLLNVQTISGLSLILAGIVYLLTEIGVWADPALLGLNAALPWLIGIFVILVGFGVLTWRPSSSSDDAERPTQKAVDANTGETKVVEGPKKTSKKRLRRSRTDKKFLGVCGGIAEYLNLDPTLVRIAFVIGVISSFGPLVLAYFGLAFAMPKEEPLSPEERLSIIRDDD
- the ffh gene encoding signal recognition particle protein, yielding MFENLSEKLEGALQSVTGQGRINEVNVAETMREIRRALLNADVNYQVAKDFTNNVKEAATGEDVLNSVTPGQQLTKIVYDELARVLGGEHEEIEMAETPPTVILVAGLQGSGKTTFSAKLARHLRKQGHAPLLAASDVYRPAAVDQLKKLADQVGVPVYSIEEEGEIVEDAVRVADEAVEEARETARDVVIIDTAGRMHIDEQMMQEVADIKGAVEPNETLFVVDSMTGQDAVNTAKEFNEQLDYDGVVLTKLDGDTRGGAALSIRTVVNKPIKFASTGEKLDALTPFYPDRMAQRILGMGDVVSFVERAQEEYDQKEAERLQEKIQSDDFDLQDFYDQLQRIQNMGSLKDLMGMIPGVGNKISDLDIDEDAFKHIEAMIQSMTPEERSRPEILNGMRRRRIARGSGVEVRDVNQLISQFNEMKKMMKTMQKLTSQGRDVSMSNLMDKLTGGGGGPSPSPR
- a CDS encoding 5-formyltetrahydrofolate cyclo-ligase codes for the protein MPSSVASRSKDEWREHFRTLRRGLSPARYAALGTLIGSRALSLSPVAQASVVHVYWPLPEQGEVDTRPLIGALRGQGKTVVLPVVTSYDPAAPTMEHRRYDGHSATTTNRWGIREPANTAQVSPDALDVVLVPALGVDQRGNRIGHGSGYYDAFLRHVDVPCIALIYADCFVSHLPSAPHDIPVTTVVTERRCFSLSSS